In the genome of Thermoanaerobaculia bacterium, one region contains:
- a CDS encoding RNA polymerase sigma factor, whose translation MSTAIAMEREDLERELEALHAASFRWALSCARDRAEAEDALQAAYLKVLDGRARFEGRSSFKTWLFAVIRRTAAEERRSFWRRLMARNGGIPEAFADRGPDPLASAGRAEDAARLRGVLGRLPRRQRQMLELVFSHDLTVEEASATLGIGAGSGRIHYHRAKKRLLALLSERKKP comes from the coding sequence GTGAGCACGGCCATTGCGATGGAACGAGAGGACCTGGAACGAGAGCTCGAGGCGCTGCACGCGGCGAGCTTCCGGTGGGCGCTGTCGTGCGCGCGAGACCGCGCCGAGGCGGAAGACGCGCTGCAGGCGGCGTACCTGAAGGTGCTCGACGGCCGCGCGCGGTTCGAGGGGCGCTCGAGCTTCAAGACATGGCTCTTCGCGGTGATCCGGAGAACGGCCGCGGAAGAACGGCGGAGCTTCTGGCGGCGGCTGATGGCGCGCAACGGCGGGATCCCGGAAGCGTTCGCCGATCGGGGACCCGATCCGTTGGCTTCGGCCGGACGCGCCGAGGACGCCGCCAGGCTAAGGGGCGTGCTCGGCCGGCTCCCGCGCCGGCAGCGCCAGATGCTCGAGCTCGTCTTCTCGCACGACCTGACGGTCGAGGAGGCGAGCGCAACGCTCGGGATCGGCGCGGGTTCGGGCCGAATTCACTATCACCGCGCGAAGAAGCGGCTGCTCGCACTGCTATCGGAAAGGAAGAAACCATGA